One Laribacter hongkongensis DSM 14985 genomic region harbors:
- a CDS encoding LOG family protein, translated as MSASDKIPPASNQYEVMQRFRARESWHVLKIMAEFVESAEELLGIEPAVSIFGSARTARDHDDYKLTEDIARRLSDAGFAVISGGGPGIMEAANKGAFYGPAPSVGLNIELPHEQVNNPYQDISLKFSHFFSRKVMFVKHACAYVVMPGGFGTLDELFEALTLVQTGKSRRIPIILVGSRFWQGLLDWFSDQLVGRGYINPEDLDLICLTDDPAAVVSAIFNHYETRGFTASPEERERLLNL; from the coding sequence ATGAGCGCGTCAGACAAAATCCCGCCCGCCAGCAACCAGTACGAGGTGATGCAGCGTTTTCGCGCGCGGGAGTCGTGGCATGTGTTGAAAATCATGGCGGAATTTGTCGAGTCCGCCGAAGAACTGCTGGGCATCGAGCCCGCCGTCAGCATTTTTGGCAGCGCGCGCACGGCGCGCGATCACGACGATTATAAGCTGACCGAAGATATTGCCCGCCGCCTTTCCGATGCCGGTTTTGCGGTGATTTCCGGTGGCGGACCCGGCATCATGGAAGCGGCCAACAAAGGGGCTTTTTACGGTCCGGCGCCCTCGGTCGGCCTCAACATCGAATTGCCGCACGAACAGGTCAACAATCCCTATCAGGACATTTCGCTGAAATTCAGCCACTTTTTCTCGCGCAAGGTGATGTTCGTCAAACATGCCTGTGCTTATGTGGTGATGCCCGGCGGATTTGGTACGCTGGACGAACTGTTCGAGGCCCTGACGCTGGTGCAGACCGGCAAGAGCCGGCGCATTCCGATCATCCTGGTCGGCAGCCGGTTCTGGCAGGGCCTGCTGGACTGGTTTTCCGACCAGCTGGTCGGCCGGGGCTACATCAATCCGGAGGATCTGGACCTGATCTGCCTGACCGACGACCCGGCTGCGGTGGTCAGTGCCATTTTCAACCATTACGAAACGCGCGGGTTCACGGCTTCGCCGGAAGAACGCGAGCGTCTGCTCAATCTCTAA
- a CDS encoding DUF2782 domain-containing protein, which translates to MRPSLLALSLAALVALPAVAAQPAPAADPAGLPPPPVNLIDDGSTVEPDVTIRKDGDNRIEEYRVHGKLYAVKVTPPVGPAYYLYDPDGSGTLQPYDLHGGGKLVIPRWVLFSF; encoded by the coding sequence ATGCGCCCCTCCCTTCTCGCGCTGTCCCTCGCCGCCCTCGTCGCGCTGCCCGCCGTGGCAGCCCAGCCGGCGCCTGCTGCCGACCCTGCCGGCCTGCCTCCGCCCCCCGTCAACCTGATCGACGACGGCAGCACGGTGGAACCGGACGTGACCATCCGCAAGGACGGCGACAACAGGATCGAGGAATACCGTGTCCACGGCAAACTGTACGCCGTCAAGGTCACGCCGCCGGTCGGACCGGCCTATTACCTCTATGACCCGGACGGTTCCGGTACGCTGCAGCCCTACGACCTGCACGGTGGCGGCAAACTGGTCATCCCGCGCTGGGTGTTGTTCTCGTTCTGA
- a CDS encoding homoserine kinase, with protein MSVYTTITPDALSPWLARYNVGELVGLKGIAAGITNTNYFVTTTRGRFVLTVFEVLRLDELPFYLNLMHHLARHGVAVASPVADRNDAFASLLAGKPACLVHCLPGQDVSTPGAGQCAQVGQQMAAMHQAGNTFAMRMDNPRGPVWWHATAQQVYEYMDAADAALLRQELDLQAAQQHLHLPRGVIHADLFRDNVLFDGERIAGFIDFYYACNDVLLYDLAIAVNDWAMLPDGDLDASRARALIGGYQSVRPLTEAERTAWPLMLRAAAIRFWVSRLYDFYRPAEGELTFAKDPKAFQRVIEHHRQRQDFWLD; from the coding sequence ATGTCTGTCTATACCACCATCACCCCCGATGCCCTGAGCCCGTGGCTGGCGCGCTACAACGTTGGCGAACTGGTCGGGCTCAAGGGCATTGCTGCCGGCATCACCAACACCAACTACTTCGTCACCACCACCCGGGGCCGCTTTGTCCTGACCGTGTTCGAAGTGCTCCGGCTGGACGAGCTGCCGTTCTACCTCAACCTGATGCACCATCTGGCGCGCCATGGCGTGGCGGTCGCCTCGCCGGTCGCAGACCGCAATGACGCATTTGCCAGCCTGCTGGCAGGCAAGCCGGCCTGTCTGGTGCACTGCCTGCCCGGACAAGACGTCAGCACGCCCGGTGCCGGACAGTGCGCGCAGGTCGGCCAGCAGATGGCCGCCATGCATCAGGCCGGCAACACGTTCGCCATGCGCATGGACAACCCGCGCGGCCCGGTCTGGTGGCATGCCACGGCACAGCAGGTCTACGAATACATGGACGCAGCCGATGCCGCGCTGCTGCGCCAGGAACTGGACCTGCAAGCGGCCCAGCAGCACCTGCACCTGCCGCGCGGCGTGATCCATGCCGACCTGTTCCGCGACAACGTGCTGTTTGACGGCGAACGGATTGCCGGCTTCATCGACTTCTACTACGCCTGCAACGACGTGCTGCTGTACGACCTGGCCATTGCCGTCAACGACTGGGCCATGCTGCCCGACGGCGACCTGGACGCCAGTCGCGCCCGGGCGCTGATCGGCGGCTACCAGAGCGTGCGTCCGCTGACCGAAGCCGAACGGACTGCCTGGCCGCTGATGCTGCGGGCGGCAGCCATCCGGTTCTGGGTATCGCGCCTGTACGATTTCTACCGGCCTGCCGAGGGCGAACTGACCTTCGCCAAAGACCCCAAGGCATTCCAGCGGGTGATCGAGCATCACCGCCAGCGCCAGGACTTCTGGCTGGACTAG